The Ananas comosus cultivar F153 unplaced genomic scaffold, ASM154086v1, whole genome shotgun sequence nucleotide sequence ATTAtgacatacaaaaaaaaaaaaaaaaacaaaaaaaaaaattatcatgtgACGTGAAAGAACAGAAGCATGCATATTACTCGTAATGCacatctatctatttatttacaataaaaggaaaagaagttcTGATACACGCGGTGGAACAGTCGGGAGGGCCCACGTGGCAGGTGGAGGTAGGGCGGAAGGACAGCAGAAGTGCGAACCGCCAAGCAGCGAACACGAACATCCCGGCCCCGACGTCCGACGTGGCCACCCTCATCGGAAAGTTCCAGAACCTCGGCCTCTCCTCCAAGGACATGGTCGCTCTCTCCGGTAATAATAGAAACGCGTTTACCAATCCGCTCCTTGACCGTTTCCAAGCGGTGCCGAGAAATTTCGGCTAGACCTGGTCTACAGACCAGATCATAAGACCGGCCATTCTTTCTGGTTGAAAATTctttcaattaaaatatttgtattttttttctatttatttttgggCATGTGTAGCCAAATATGAgaaaaattatacaaatatgCTAAAAGTTGGTATTCGTTAGGGCActgtttggtttgggaataggaatagggataggcccttatccccccctttatatccaaacgctaattttttatccgagaatagtaattctcgcttatccccaccaacaccttcattttttatataaaacttcctaatatttttcttatcctcgggaacaacccaattttcatccaaacgctatttttcttatccccatacttgtacctattcctgtaatagctaattcttgtttatacccgaaccaaacggtacctagtGGAACAAAATTAAGTTGACATAGTGATCATCTAAACATGAGGCTAGTGAATTTGTCATTTATTGCGTAGACTAGAGATGACATGGTTGACTTATTCCACGTACCCAATAATTACTCACAATACGTCTCTTCCAAAAAACGTCCACTATAATTACCAGTCGCATAGGGTGATCGTTGTGGTTCCATCTAATTAAATTAGTCTTCTCCATGTTCACTCATCctatcataattattaaaaaaatatttttttttttcttaataaatgaaATGTGATTGATTGAATATAGATGATGTGATGTATCTATTGTATAATAGACTTTCTGATCCTTTTCTACAGGGGCTCACACCATCGGCAAGGCCCGTTGTTCTTCCTTCAGCTCCCGCCTCAATGGCCTCGTAGGCAGCTCCGATGCCTCCATGGGTGACCGCGACTTCCTACAGTCGCTGCAGCAGCTCTGCGCCAGCTCGAACAACACTCTCGCCGACCTCGACCTCTCGACGCCCGCCACATTCGATAACCAGTACTACGTCAACCTGATCTCCGCCGACGGGCTCCTGCAGTCCGACCAGGCGCTCACGTCCGCTGGCTCCGGCGATGTCGCTGCACTTGTCGAGGCCTACGCGATCGACCCGGAGCTCTTCTTCGAGGACTTTAAGGCCTCCATGGTGCGCATGGGCCGGCTCGCAATGTCGGGCGGCGGCGAGGTTCGGAGGAGCTGCAGAGTTGTGAATTAGCTcgctatctatatatatatatatgaccagTAGGGTATATGTATCTAGTAAGCAAGAAATAGGTCTATGTTATGAATTGATATTTACTAAATGTGTGGAGATGCAAGTTAGTCGTTCTCGTGTCATGGTTACTGTGATATATTATGTAGATATAGACTTAATCTTATAACGACTGTGGAGTGTTAATAGTTGATAACGCGCGTCTTTggtatcttatttattttattgaaaaaaactGTGAGACTTATTCTCAataagcttttaaaaaaaaaaaaaaacataaaactatGGTAACCATGAAGATGAAACAGCTTTTCTACTAACCTAGGTAAATAAAAGTAACAGAATATCGAATAGGATAGGAATCAATCACCTTAACAAtacaattaataatataaaaacacgtagtaaaaaatataatacaaaaaaatgTTACACATagttaaaaaacaaatattaatttaattgtcTAACTTCTCGATCCCAATAGATATAATTCCTGTCAACACGCCACATGATCTAAATAAATCGTTTGAGAAATCCTTCATAAGACTTTATGCTTGTGACGATGCACTATAACAAGAGTaaatatattttcgatatcagTTGCTTATGATCGATATGactcaaatcaacaattttaataCCGTAGGAAAACCGTGCAAGTtacgtgtagaaatatccaaatcaccaGTAAAATTTGAAGAAAGTTTATAAgctatataaaacaaataatatccttgaatttaaaatttaaatgtcatATTAGTACATTTGTAAATCTTTTAGTTTTCAGCCGTGAATTTGAGCCCATCGTTCATAGtaaaatgatatagaaaataatattaaaatttattttctagatactcccAATACCTAGATCAAGTATTATCGAAGCCAGATCACGATTGAaagtcgaacatcgaaaacgagatggaagcacggaaggcccgtgcttccgatagcatagatAAGCATCACTAACAtaacaaataaaacaataataacaatatatatatataatatatattataggctGGCTACATATACTCATGAGTATAAGTGTTACTCAAATTTTCgacgttcagatgaaaaaatgtatgGGAATAGGGATAAATAATTAAGTTTAGTGATAAGTAGGCCCCCATAAGGTtgatgggtggttggttgaatatataATTAACGGTAAAATAATAAAGGTAATCTACAACAAAAAACTATCAGTACAAAGCTACTATACTTTAAAAGGCTCTATACTATAAAAGCTATATAGCCCGGtactcatatatattatataatatacatgagctagaatactatcggtagtaaaccagtcattttactatcgagttgttttcgatgatagagcttccaaattgacgatcagctccgttgaacatgatctataccacttgaagtgtttagaaatcaattttcaaatctttttgacatcatttgcctaatgatcaaagggtttcaaaatttgtaattttaatgatggaTAAgggacgttttctcgtttaacggtgtaaagatatccaaatcaattgaatttttgttagaaaattctttaaactatttaaaacaagatctatactcttgatcttgattacaagactcctatcatcattttttaaaggatattcattttcagccattcatttttctgttcactagatggataaaaataatatcgaaagtgcgtgaaatttgatttctaggtagtttaaatggtttagatcatatttaacggagccgatcgtcaatttggaagctctatcatcgaaaacaactcgatagtaaaacggctcgtttactatcgagagtattctagctcaactctatatatatatatatttatattatttgacaCCATTTATCTCGGAGATTAATCATAAGATGACTCATTTATAACTGCGGTAAACTAGctatcatattaaattatattatattttatataaaaggaAAGAGAATTAGCTCGTTCGATAGAGGATTGGAACGTTATAATCACTACCTGAAGCAAACAATGAAAAGAAGAGTAGCATAGATTAAAAAGCGAGTTTGGAGTTAATCTATTTTAAAAGTACATGCCAATCATATTTGTTGGGTCATGAACTTAAGAAAATTTACTGtatcacacttacaccacataattaataacaaattaatcatatttttataaaaaaatatataataaaaatatttt carries:
- the LOC109705106 gene encoding peroxidase 40-like; its protein translation is MTLVLTLLACVIHALNLANKSDASNKTCFGGIDGSIRFDIYQTTCPQAEDIIFAGVEEAVANDPRMAASLLRLHFHDCFVDGCDASVLLDDTPNFVGEKTAGPNLNSLRGFEVIDSIKAELELACPETVSCADVLAIVARDSVVLSGGPTWQVEVGRKDSRSANRQAANTNIPAPTSDVATLIGKFQNLGLSSKDMVALSGAHTIGKARCSSFSSRLNGLVGSSDASMGDRDFLQSLQQLCASSNNTLADLDLSTPATFDNQYYVNLISADGLLQSDQALTSAGSGDVAALVEAYAIDPELFFEDFKASMVRMGRLAMSGGGEVRRSCRVVN